Below is a genomic region from Lutra lutra chromosome 18, mLutLut1.2, whole genome shotgun sequence.
CTGTCTGAGTCCATAGAAAATAAGCTAGACTCAGATTCTCAAGAGTATTAAGAATTAATACTTAAGAGTATTAAGAATTGGGACCATTAGTAATAGTTATAACTAGTTATAGAATAATATAGTAAGTTTGAAATGTTTACTGAACAGAAGGtagaaaggaaacaggaagtaATAGAGTGTCTCCCAAAGAGGGAAGATGTGGAAAAGAACAAGATAATGCTTCCAGTAATCAAAAATCTAAGTACTTAAATAGATGCTTCCGTGATGGCTTAAACAGCAGACTAACTACAGCTGAGACTAACTACAACAACTGGAGAATTGATCACCACCTAGGAGGAAACAGGAGGTAAGAGACTGGAGAACCCAATGAGAAAGTTTATCGCATGTCCACATGAAGAGAATCAAGAGAACAGTGTGGGGAGCATATTCTAAGGACATGCCTGAGTTTCTTCCTGAGCTCATGGAATAAAAAGCACGAATCTTATGATTCAGAAATCACGTGTGCCCCTTGACACCTAGTGGTGGTCACACCGCAGGACACTGAGGGCACAGAGGATTTTTGCGGCTGCCAGAGAAAGGACAGGGGAGCAGGTCAGCCAGACTGCGCACTTCTCAACAGAGACCGTAGAAACCAGAGGCGGCAGCTGGGAAGAACAGAACTGTCAGTCCGGATTTGCAGACCCAGCTACACCACCGGCCAGGCACCTGGCCGTGGAGGATGCAACGCAGGTGCTCTGCACGGCAGACCCTCACTGTGAGGGGCTTCTGAAGGATGCGCCTGAGGTCGAAGGCCACCCGAAGCTGCCCCTGGAGGGGAAGACGATCTGAGGTGTATGGGAAAACGGTGATCAAGGGACTGGACGGTAGGGGTGTGTAACCAGTACAGATGAAGCCAAGAGCGAGGCGTACCCCTGACCAACTATACCTGTCGGGAGTTTTGCGGTGGAACCTCAGAAACTACAACTCCCGTGAGGCTCCGCGCGGCACGCAGGTGCCGTGGCATACGTGGTGTGCGTGGCCGTTCTAGAACGCCGCTCCGAGGGCCCGGGCGCCATGTTGGGGCCGAGGGGACTGCAGGGAGGAGCTTGAAGCGGCGGGAGTGGTGCGGGAGGGTTGGACCTGGGTTGGTAggagccccgcccctcccgcctCAGCGGATCATGACCCGGGCAGCGGCCGTGGAGGTCGCGGTGGCGGGGGACGTGGCGTGGCAGGGCCGGCGCTAGAGATGATGCCGTTTCCGGTGACAACCCCGGGATCACAACAGACACTGCCGCCGCCCAAGCGCTATGGCATCTCCTCCCCCATCAGCTTAGCAGCCCCCAAGGAGACTGACTGCGTACTTACTCAGAAGTTAATTGAAACCCTGAAGCCCTTTGGGGTttttgaagaggaagaggaactgCAGCGCAggattttaattttggaaaaattaaataatctggTAAAGGAATGGATACGAGAAATCAGTGAAAGCAAGAGCCTTCCACAAGCTGTAATTGAAAATGTTGGAGGGAAAATCTTTACTTTTGGCTCTTACAGATTAGGAGTACACACAAAAGGCGCTGACATTGATGCACTGTGCGTTGCGCCGAGACATGTTGATCGAAGTGACTTTTTCACCTCATTCTATGACAAATTGAAACTACACGAAGAAGTAAAAGATTTAAGGGCTGTTGAGGAGGCCTTTGTACCAGTTATTAAACTGTGTTTTGATGGTATAGAGATTGATATTTTGTTTGCGAGGTTGGCACTGCAGACTATTCCAGAAGATTTGGACCTAAGAGATGACAGTCTGCTTAAAAACTTAGATATTAGATGCATAAGAAGCCTTAACGGTTGCCGGGTGACAGATGAAATTTTACATCTAGTTCCAAACATTGACAACTTCAGGTTAACTCTCAGAGCCATCAAACTGTGGGCCAAATGCCACAATATCTATTCCAATATATTAGGATTCCTGGGAGGTGTTTCTTGGGCCATGCTAGTAGCGAGAACTTGCCAGCTCTACCCAAATGCAGTAGCATCAACTCTTGTTCGTAAgtttttcttggtattttctgAATGGGAATGGCCAAATCCAGTGCTACTGAAAGAGCCTGAAGAGCGGAATCTTAATTTGCCTGTATGGGACCCAAGAGTAAATCCCAGTGATAGGTATCATCTTATGCCCATAATCACACCAGCGTACCCACAGCAGAACTCCACATACAATGTGTCTGTTTCAACGAGGATGGTCATGATTGAGGAGTTTAAACAAGGGCTTGCTATCACACATGAAATTTTGCTGAGTAAGGCAGAGTGGTCCAAGCTTTTTGAAGCTCCAAGCTTCTTTCAAAAGTACAAGCATTATATTGTACTCCTAGCAAGTGCACCAACAGAAAAACAACATCTAGAATGGGTGGGCTTGGTGGAATCAAAAATCCGAATCCTGGTTGGAAGCTTGGAGAAGAATGAATTTATTACTCTGGCGCATGTGAATCCTCAGTCGTTTCCGGCACCTAAAGAAAATCCTGACAAGGAACAATTTCGTACAATGTGGGTGATTGGGTTAGTGTTAAAAAGGCCAGAAAACTCTGACGTTCTCAGTATTGATCTCACCTATGATATCCAGTCTTTCACAGATACAGTTTATAGGCAAGCAATAAATAGCAAGATGTTTGAGATGGATATGAAAATTGCTGCAATGCATTTAAGAAGAAAGGAACTTCATCAACTACTGCCTAATCATGTGCTTCAGAAACGGAAAACCCATTCAACGGAAGGTGTCACTTTAACAGCTTTGAGTGACTGCAGCCTTGACTTGTCTACAGACAGTGAAGACAGCATGTCTGTGCCTTTACCTGCTGGCACTATGAAGACCGGCCCAGTGACTGGCAGCTCTCAGGGCAGAAACAGTCCTGCTCCTGCTGTAATGGCAGCATCTGTGACCGCCGTACAAGTTACTGAAGTTTCCTTGCAACAAGGGACTCCCAGCGAAAGCTTAGGGGGTGCGTCAAGCGAAAGCATTCCTCAGACTGCCTCACAGCCAGCCCTCCTTCCACCACCAAAGGCCACAGTTGCCAGAGTTGTTTCTTCAACATGTCTGGTAAACCATCCACCCAGGCCTTCAGGGAGCACTGCGACAAACATAGCTAATCCTATTGTGGGCGTCTAGTCGGCATTCTTACCTCATAAAGGACCAAGGAAACTAAAAGAAGAGGAACAGTCTCATAAAGAGACAAGTACAGCTCCATTAGAAACTACTCTGACAGTGGCTGGCCTTGTGGCAAACATCCAGTACAGAACTTTCTAATATCCCAGCTCTCCCTGCAAATCCTGTTACCAAGAATTCGGGAAGACAGATTGAACTGATGCAAACAACCTCAAAGGTCCATAAACTATATCTGCCAACTCATCCTGTTGTCTTCAAATGCTAAAGGAGGAGAACGAAGGGTACCAAACTAGATTTGACTCAAGCTAGATTTAGCCTTACTTGGTAACTTCCCTTACTTGGCTAGGTCCAAGGTCCAAGACCTTGATCAGAGGTCCAGGTTAGTATATGATGCTAGAAGTACTACTACAAATGCGTCAGCAGCGATTACAGTAACTGTTTTAAAGGACGACTGcccataaagagaaaaacaagagaaaaagcccTCCAGATATATTTGTACCCATGCCTGACATCCGGACTGGATTTATGTTTAATGCATTGTTGGGGAAAATTTGCAATACAAACTGGTATTGGAATTCCTTATACTGATGATgcactttatgtatatttttattagaaagtagaactaattttaagtttttcagcTTGAtgagttttagtttttttcctaaagagtTTTCTTCATTATTAACTGTCAAACCGGATGCCCTTGTGCAGTATGTACTAAACTCCAGAAAAAGCACAAACATCCATTTAGCTTGGTCCCCATGACGTAGCTTTAaccctttaaaatgaaatgtcagCTCATTGGGTATATATCTGACGCTGAAACAGTGATCAGTAAGTCTTTGGTTTTGCTGGGACGCCATCAAGAAATAATATGTTGGTTTTATCTGTGGAATTGTTTTAGAGTGCATACAATCAGCAGTCACACAGCAAATAGTGTCTCAGAGCTAACAGAGCTCCATATTCTTGTGTCCTTAAGCATTTGTCctaaacaaaaaaacttttacttcccctcccttctctttgctTGCATGTACAAGGTATGCTTGTATGTAAGAGTCCTAAGCCCCCAGAATGCTAATGTATTCTTAACCATGATGTGAAACACACAATCCTGTGGCCACATGGTACAAAACACTGGATTTTGATTCCATGGCTAATATTTCATGAAAGCTTTACTGAAAGTAATGAATTGGGAAACCGTTATTGGTCTTGGATGGCTGTTTGACCTATACAGAGGAGAAATTTTGTATGTCCCACAGAGTA
It encodes:
- the PAPOLB gene encoding poly(A) polymerase beta, with the protein product MMPFPVTTPGSQQTLPPPKRYGISSPISLAAPKETDCVLTQKLIETLKPFGVFEEEEELQRRILILEKLNNLVKEWIREISESKSLPQAVIENVGGKIFTFGSYRLGVHTKGADIDALCVAPRHVDRSDFFTSFYDKLKLHEEVKDLRAVEEAFVPVIKLCFDGIEIDILFARLALQTIPEDLDLRDDSLLKNLDIRCIRSLNGCRVTDEILHLVPNIDNFRLTLRAIKLWAKCHNIYSNILGFLGGVSWAMLVARTCQLYPNAVASTLVRKFFLVFSEWEWPNPVLLKEPEERNLNLPVWDPRVNPSDRYHLMPIITPAYPQQNSTYNVSVSTRMVMIEEFKQGLAITHEILLSKAEWSKLFEAPSFFQKYKHYIVLLASAPTEKQHLEWVGLVESKIRILVGSLEKNEFITLAHVNPQSFPAPKENPDKEQFRTMWVIGLVLKRPENSDVLSIDLTYDIQSFTDTVYRQAINSKMFEMDMKIAAMHLRRKELHQLLPNHVLQKRKTHSTEGVTLTALSDCSLDLSTDSEDSMSVPLPAGTMKTGPVTGSSQGRNSPAPAVMAASVTAVQVTEVSLQQGTPSESLGGASSESIPQTASQPALLPPPKATVARVVSSTCLVNHPPRPSGSTATNIANPIVGV